The segment GTACAATCAGGTTTTATATGAAggatataatatgtatatataacttacACTTTTCTCAATGCGAAGCCTGTCCAGTCTAAACAAATCTTgctgtatatacaatgtataatgtGATGCAGATTCAGGTTTAAAAGTGCAAACTTTATACTACAGAACAATTTTCTAAATATGGAGATTCAGCCATCAAAGTGCAATCTCTACACCAATGAAGTAATTTCTTAATATGCATAcatattcaatgaagatttgctatattcattttttctgtgagctttatgatattgtaaactTGTCTAAATAAGTGTTATGTTATACGTGTAGGTTATGTAGCTTTTCTATTTTTGTATCCTTTAGATTATTTTCTCTGCTCTCATTGTCTGAATACAAATGTGATTAGTCGTGTGGATATGGAAAATATCGCCAAAATAATTACCTCAATTGTAAAAAGAAATGGTgctatttaaaagaaataaacactttCAGTACATAGTTGTTGGCTAACAAATGTGCAGAATCTCATTCAATCTTTTTATtggcatgtaaaaaaaaaaatgcagtttttatataaattataatcatatcactgttacaacaaaaaaaacacattaaaattttaaaagaaagtatTTCATCGTTGTCATTTGTGTAAGTGTAGTTTCTTTgtatttcataattattttttttacatgtacaggCTAAACACAACAGGTTTATTGGCTCCTAAGTGGACAATTTTAATTTTCCTTTATGCTCACCAACTAAAAGCAAGAGGCCCAttggccacatcactcacctgagtcacttgtGACTTGTTGTTCAGAACACATGTacttatgatttttaaaataatttttatcaatctttaatCCCGTGAAAATTTTTGACCTCATATTGTGACCTCAAgctagccccaaaggatcatgACATAACTacaaatgaattcacataacacaggtATGCCTCAACATCAgtatgactaacatgaccttgtTGTTCAGGTTAAAAcaaagtcacaaggtcatgcatcatggcatgaaatgaaagggtggttggttggttgcatgttgtttaacgtcccacttgagaatttttcactcatatgggaatgtcaccattgctggtgaagggctggaaaatttaggcctatgctctgcacttatggcctttgagaagggagggatctttatcgtgccacacctgctgtgacacagagcCTTAGTTTTTGCAgtttcatctgaaggaccaccccatttagttgccccTTGCGAAAGCAAAGGGTAAGCCCTACCTTGAATAGTTCCAAAGATATTTAACTGGTTACATTTTCTTACAAGTAGGTCATAGtgtgaaatgaaaggtcttgccataagaaatcagTATACAAAGTACGAAAGGTCTAACTTGAATAGTTCAGgatatattgaataggtcagacttttaaaaagtaggtccaactcaaggtcaaaagttcaaACTTCACGGAATGCATTTTAACAAGGTCTTACCAttaagaatctatatacaaaatatgaaagccctacctttgatagtttaggagatattgaATTGGTCAGAGTTTGTTCAGAagtaaactccaaggtcaaaagataaAATACTATTGTATCACagggtcttgccataaagaatctatatacaaaatatgaaagccttaacTAAAATAGtaacaggtcaaggtcacaagatcacacaccattgcatgaaaggtcttgcagtaaaaaaaaaaagcatatacaaaatataatagCCCTAGTTTATATAgttcaagagatttttttttttaaatatatacatgtatcagcatatgtaaactttgatcccctattgtggccccaccctacctccgGGAATTATGATCTGAATAAACTTAAAATCTACaatgtgtcaggaagctttcatataaatttcaacttagtggttcttgagaacaagatttttcctgcatatcagcatataaaactttgattccctattgtggccccgccCTTTCCCAAGGaacaatgatttgaacaaacttgaatctgctctgataggaagcttttatgtaaatttctaccatgatctgaacaaatatatatttgcatgtaaaactttgatcccctcttgtggccccaccgtcacacacacacacacacacaccacccTCCTCCCCTCCGGGgtgtgattttaacaaactgaaatctgtaCTATTTTGGGAAGcgaaaatattaaaagtttacagacgtaAGACGGACAACATGTGATCAGAAACCttcgactcaggtgagctaaaaaggtgtATCCCGTACTTGGATTTTGCATGGTAAGTTACATGCATCTAAGTTGTGCAAAAGTGGAGaagaatttaaaatacatgatgaagaaataaactttatttttgaaaatacgcgCGAATAtaaactgcaacgcttcacgccacAATACTTAAGGGGGTACTTTACATCGTCatgatggctgacttcctttaaaaacatggatgaaaaaatcaatattggcaatatttgacttttccttttcaactTAGATTcctagctcagtaggttagcataccgactgctgaactgtaggttgcaggttcgagtccagcagggggttttttaaaaaaattcagattaccttctaataaaactattttttgacaaaataaagtaaatttgaaaactttcaacttcaaaatattgctgtacatatcctccacttttcatctacatcaagtttctctggtgtagcatacctccttaacacacttcatgaaaagtgCTGATGTGAAACGTTCACCCttgttacggcacgtttggtcgccccGGCACGTTCAGTTGCCTGGTGACGATACGtgcggcacgtttggtcgccccGGCACGTTCATTTGCCTGGTGACGATACGTGCGGCACGTTTGATCGCCGACGACCATTCGTGCCACACATTTGGTCACCGACAACCAAGCAtgccgcacgtatcgtcgccAGGCGATGGAATGTGCCGTGATGGTGGACACGAGTGGTCGTCAATTTCAGGCCatacccgagcacgaatggtcgccacccAAGCCTCCATCCCAAATCCCatctttgcttttgttttgcaaTAAAGGTGTGTTCATTCGTTCGTGCGTGTCTGTGAATATTTGAGTGACGGTGTGCGCATGTATGTGTGcatgtgtttgtatgtatgtgcgTGTATGTGTGATCATTCATGTGTAATAGAGTTTGTTTTGTATAACACGCGCACACACTTGCACACCTTTGTGACACAAGTCAAGCACGATACAAAGCAAACAACCCAAAACAAGGGTATTTTTGgatgaaatttgatgtgaatttattttgcaaacacaCAAGTGGCAACATTTTAGGAACATAATGCTCTAGCATACAACCATCCTTATGATATGccatttttacatttattccacTTTAAAGATAATCTCATTAATTTAaacgttataagatatcttgtaaaagttttaagatatcttataaaagttatgagatattttataaaagttataagatatcttcatcactgttcgttatctacacctttctaaagtttatgatatatcttatgATATCCTATATAAgattgattaattaaatattgtttaacgtccctctccagaatcTTTCACGCACAAGGAGACGTCAGCATAAaaaatgagatatcttatatttttcttcataagatatctcattTTAATATATGTGATATCTTACATAGTAtatgatatctcataaactttagaaggtatcttattaatgtttttgatttaagatatctcataaactttataagataccGTGTAACTTTTACAAAATATCATaacttttacaagatatcttattatAGAAAGTTTATAagacatttcatttattttataagatatcttataaaacatattttacatgataTCTCACACACTttgtaagatatcttataagatatctgatAAATGAATTTCGTAAGCCGTCTTATAAACTCTATAAAGTATAgtatgaatttacttttataggATAATTATCTTATAAAGCTTATCAGATATAATGTCTGTATTCTAAGGTATCTCATAAAGTTCATGACATATCGTatgagatatctaataaataaattacatatcttataaagtttatgagatttcttataaaacatgtaagttatcttatatgttttataagatatcttataaaaatgaatttataagaTAGCTTCTATcttttacaagatatctcataaactttacaGGATATATTGTTcaattcaatatacaaaacatcttataaagtttataagatatcttatttagTTTAAAAGACACATACgcatcttatatattttatgagataccttataaactgtaaattatgagacatcttataaattttattagatatcttattaaaaatagaagatatctttattaagGAATGAATATGGCGTGCCATACACCCCGATAAGTATGAGCATACAAATACACACGAGCACACGGAGTGGAATACAAAGCAAGTACTACCATTTGTCATggtttgaaaagaaaatgaaatctttaGATTCGGCATAAACAATACTGTGTGCACAATTCTAATTTTAATGAACATAATATTCATGAACAGCAATTTACCACTTAATCTATTAacttgtttaaaaatatatatatataagtaatataaGCCAACTACTGTAGTAACGATAAGTAATATAAGCCAACTACTGTACTAACGATAAGTAATATAAGCCAACTACTGTACTAACGATAAGTAATATAAGCCAACTACTGTACTAACGATAAGTAATATAAGCCAACTACTGTACTAACGATAAGTAATATAAGCCAACTACTGTACTAACGATAAGTAATATAAGCCAACTACTGTACTAACGATAAGTAATATAAGCCAACTACTGTACTAACGATAAGCATTCGTGAAAAGACATTtggtacaattttttttttttacaaagtaCACGTCAAATTGAAAAGGTGGAGTAAGCAATTTGCAAACTCATAGGTCTGAATTAAGCACTTTTCATCTTTCAAAATGGAGCCATTATTCTATAAAGTATTTACCACAAACACATTTCTCTTTCTGTTGTTTAATTTGgcatttgtgtgtgtgtgtgagagagagagagaaagagagagagagatagggGCTAGTAAAACGTGAAAAGtgaggacaaatttcaaccGATGGACAGAAGTTGTGAGGACAAAATTGCACTCTGAGGGGAAAAAACTGTCCTCACAATTACGTCCTCATAAATGTGACCTACAGCATGTGAAAAATATTAGCTTGGTGAGGATAAGTGGAGTGGGGACAAGTTCTcactaatattctctctcaaaatcattttttcacaagtcgaaagagagtattagataaactttaataggtatccctatagctataccaaACATAGTGcttttttgcctttagaataatatatgtgtgtattctcttctacacattgtgaggacgtctTCACTCAGCAGGTTTGGTCGgccagagaaagagagagagattacaTGGGTTGATTGTAGGGGCAACACGGGGATAGCTCTGACTTGTTGAAGAGTAGGCGTCTATGGAGGAATACTACAGTTTTGTGGGTATATCCATGTCGGTTTTTTGTGCACTCTCTCCGCTTGTAGTCTTACCCTTTTACGCCACCTTCGTGAAATGCAAGAATAGGTCTTTTCCCTGCACACTTAATACATGTCAAAGGTTTGAAGGGCTGTTTCGAATAGGAATAGAATGTGCTGTGAATATTCATAGGGGACGTCCAATTGCATCTGATTGTTCACAGAAGGCTACCAGAAAGCGCCACACCTCCCTTAGATTTTACCCATCAATTCGAAAGACTATTTGCTCGGTTTGATTAGACCAGAACAAAAAGAAGAATTTGGAGAAGAAGGAGGAGGATAAGATAGGAGAAGGAAGAGGAATAGGTGCAGGAGGAGAAAGCGAAGTTGGAGTTTTGGACTGTGAGCTTGGGTGAGGACCATTCGTGTTCGGGTATAGCGTAAAATTGACGAACATTCGTGTATACCCTCATGGCACATTTGGTCGCCCggcgacgatacgtgcggcaCGAATGGTCGCCGGCGACCAAACATACGGCACAACTGGTCGTCGGTGACTGAACGTGCCaaggcgaccaaacgtgccgtaacatGGGTCATCgcaatttttaggtcacccgaGTCACTCGGGTGACCTACTGCAgttggtctgcgtccgtcgttgtgcgtcgtccgttaacaattcaacatttttaacttcttcttgatacaTACTTTTCCACTTCTTTTcacatttggtatgaagcatctttgggacaggggggacatgtaaatttcaggtctcctgcggcctgaggggtggggcaaaaattgaccaattttcaaacattttctctagaaccacatatgtgtaagaaaaactaaatacatcaTGATGTACAGCCGGAAGGGCtgtaacaaaattgtaaatttcatgatccttggggtaggggttctgacccccagggcggggccaaacttggtatacagtgtttatctgtaaaacattaccgGTAAAtagctattgatactaaatagatatttagaaagaacaggtaatccttttataaaaattgtaaatttgatgatcccaggggtaagggttttggtatcagggtagGGCTAAAGTGGTCAGTtaataaatgtgtgaacaataaaataaattaacttcttcttggtatgaaacatctttgggacaaggaggacataaattgtaaatttcaggactcctggggACCTTAGGGACAGGGAAAACGTTGACCAGTTTTCAAaagtcttctctacaactgcatatcttttaagaaaaactaaatgataATGACATAGCGCAGAAATGCCTtcaccaaatttgtaaatttcgtgatccccagggtagaggttctgactccagggtagGGTCAagcttggtatatatagtgtacatgtgcaaaacatgtaaatgatatttgctttgtaatgctattgatactaaattgaaattaaatggatatttaaaaggagtaggtagtcctttaccaaaattgtaaatttcatgatcctagggggtaagggtttggttccagggtggagccaaaattattacagtgattattgtctttatcatttgattaacttttttatgTTTACTGATACAGCAACCTCACGGTTTTGACTTTAGGGTGGGtctaaattagtcatatcgtttaatgataatacatatatcatattatgtaaaCCCTTCTCTCAGTATATgacttttgagggcatttaagttttaagattacatcttgttttatgctgttgctgaattagaatttaacttctttttttttttctttttttttttttttttttttagatttttagATCTTGGGacgagtgatacttttaactagtactcaggtgaccgataagacctgtgggtctcttgttaagATACGAGATAtgcataaacagaatcatatctcgacgtcagaaaattgcaattttatcaaaatttcacaaaaactggttataacaatataatagcattcataacaatttcatgaaactgtttccatacaaatatacaaattgTCTGAGAAAAGTAAAGTCTACTTgatttgataaagaaatcaataaaaacagagttattgcccttggattcaaaattttgaaacatatcatggattttatttacataattatatattgcaCATAACACATACATAATTGATCTAAACAGCAAACATTGCTTATTTTAAAACGTTTTCTCCAAGTGTTACTGTATTCTTCACGTCAATGCAGTATCCTATGCTGATTTGTGGCATTCAGACATGTATTGGACTGCATGTAAACATTGTTCATTTGGGTGTTATAACACAAAGTGGGGGATTCTGAATTTACATTATGTAAGTTATTGTTTCATCCTGACCAACGTCTGTCATATCTGTGTCTTCCCCTTTGACCTCTGTTCCCACAGTCACCTGTAACAAATTTTAACTGAAAATTAACTTTGATGTTTATAGAACGTCTTAAGGAAAATGAATGCTACTCAGGACTAGTCTTGGTAGAAACAGGCTATATGAGTTCcacataaaattttcaaagagtctaaaaacaaataataagtTTGATATTAATTAGGAAACATTTTCTTGACATTCTCGATGTCAGAAACAAGAGGATCAACTTGGCTCTGAAAGTTATACACTTAACATCACTCATCAATTAGCCAGCATTAAATGTGCATGTACTAAAATTTTCTTTCtcttggaagaaaaaaaagttgagAGTGGTAGAGGGTACTTACAGTGACAGGGACCCAAATTGTATTGAAAAGGAATGCACTTACATGACCCAAGTCTCTCTTCTAGCTGGGAAATCTGATCACTGAGAGAGGAAATGATGTCGAAGTCATACGGGTCTTCTGTGGTAGTGGCCAGTGCTGGTGGTGTTGTGTGTGACGAAGCGGATTTTAATTCCTCTACTTGGGACATAGCGTCATTATAATACCTCTCCAGAACCGAAAAGTTTCCGCGCATCTCTTCCTAGAAGAAACGGGTTTAGATTTTAGCAAATCAAAAATAGAAATTTCGAACAAATTGTCTGAACTTTCtcttttatttcttataaaatcGTACTTTCTCTTTCTCTACTTCGTTAAGTCGACCTTGCATGTAATTGACTTTGTTCATCATATCTTCTAAAGGTTGTATGCATAAAGGACAAACtgttgaaagaaaaagaaaatgtgaaaaaatggACGTTTGTCAGAAGCAGGCGTGGGTAATGTAATGATTACAATGTAATTACGTACACTCGCACTTGTATTTATCAACTGATTTAAACCCGTGAAAGCAGCCACATTCATATCCACCAATGGTATTTTTACAAATCTGCTGGCAGCTACTTCGTCCAGTTAAACATTCATCCAAGTCTGTAACAAAAACCACATTTACTTTCAGTTCACCTGGTTTGCAACAGCGATCAAGAACAATGTCCAGAGTCAACACTCgagaattttcatgattatatTACCGTGTTGACATTGACGGCCTGTGTAATATGGCGGACATTCACATTTGTTTGGCCCCACGCAGATCCCACCATTCTTGCAGCCGTGTCTGCATATTGCTGCgaaatatgatgatatattaGCATTACCGAGGGTTCTTGAAATAGTCTGATCTCAAATTTATATCGTAGATGTAGATTTCACCAAAGATAAAGAAAGATAAATGGAGTGAcaaattaacaaactcaaatagttgaagatatctttaattatttgaagatatcattaattcatttgacgCGCGCAACAGTTCAGTTAATTAAAGACCTCTTCAAATCATTAATATCCTCAGTTCTGAATTGTTGCACGCATTAATTGAGGTGTCAATAGcagtaattattctgctgaattgatgagcgttataattgaattgttgctctcttcgaATGGATTGATAATAtgaacaattgaattgatgcgcgctacgaTTCAAtcaaagagagcaatgattcaGGTAATGCGCCCATCAATTCGattaatgcgcacaataattgaattattgctctcttcattGGAATTGTAatacgcatcaattcaattaatgcgcgcaaaaACTCTTTTAGAACGAGCAactatcaatctaattaaaattagatgttagatccactcACATACTCGCAACACGTTGTGTAGCCAGTATGTgggcggatctaacatctaattttaattagattgagcaACTATATGCATGTAATTAGAAATCTGttaaattcaacatatccaAAATTGATTTAACggtctctttaattgaattgttactctctttagaataattaatgcacgcattaactCCTTATACAAATTCATTGCaagtaattaaagatatcttcaattgatttAAACAGATCATATCATAAATACTGAGCTCCAAATAAAACTTTGCTAGCAATAAtgttcatggcacactgattttacatgaccaagatacagggctcacggcgggtgtgaccggtcgacaggggatgcttactcctcctaggcacccgattccacctctggtgtgtccaggggtccgtgtttgcgcaactatctattttgtattgcttatggaatttatgagattggacactgttcgttatcatcacctttcaccACATTGATGCGCGCTTCAGTTGAATCAATGAGagcaaatcaattattgctctcattaattgaattgatgcgtgcattcaattgatgagagcaataatgatttgatgcgcacatcaattcaagtATTGCGCGCAAAAATTGAAGTGATGacatcttcaaatgattaaagatatcttgaattatgtgagtttatgttaatttggtacTCCATAAAGATGATTTTAGGGACGAAATATTctgtaatgttttatttctttagATGGGGACATATTTGTTATATCCTTTCTTACGCGCCAAACAAGCCATGTCTCTTGGTGTTTTCTTCGTCCATCCCGGACAACACCGTTTGTGCTCCCCTTGTACCACGCGTTTGTAAAACACCGTCCGATACACTATCCGCATGTAAACCCTAAATTGAATTTATATACCTGAAACCAGTAATACTTTCAAAAGAACCTAAAATATGAAAGTTGGAGTTCCTGAATTGTTGGAACTTTTCAAAAAGTTATCAAAGATGAGAAAAATGGATGCACCTTGTGGAGTTGATGCAAGTACTACTGTCATTCGAGCACATCTTTTTGTCGTAAAATGGTCTTCTATAAGACTGCCGGGTAGGTACCATTTCTATTTTACCACCGTGGTATCTGCAAACACGTCTTCTGTAATGTACGAAGGAAAGGCTAATTAATAACAACTACGAAGTATGGAGGTAATTCAAATGTCTTCTGGGATTTTTAAGTGAATGAAAAATTTTTTCAACAGTTCATTTGCGCCAAAATTTGTGTATTTTGCGGTACATTTGTAACAGTGTTGCCTAAGTGGTCCTACGAACGTTACTTTTTCAGGAAATTGTTTGAATTCCTATATTTCTAACATGCCACATATTCTTCGTTACTTGTGTCGTATAAATTAGCTCAATAAAGAGCCGCAGGACTTTACTCTGCTTCTCTGTGACGATGATACTTAATTCTGTCCACATGCTGCCAGTAGATAGTATGTTGTCCGATTAACCAATCAATTCAATTACTAAGGGTAATACGCACAACAAttgaatcattgctctcttcaatcgAAACGTAGcgcgtatcaattcaattaatgcgcgctatAAGTATTGAGAAAGCAACTATATAATTGGATATATCTTCGATTTAAACATTCATGTATCCACAACTGACCTAattatctctttaattgaattagtgctcactttaaaagaattgatgtttACTTCAATTCCTTTTACAAAAACGttataaataatcaaagataaTTTTCAACTGAAtgaaagagatcatcaaataaTTTATACCGAGCCACGAATGaaattttgcgagcaataattctaATTTCACcacattgatgcgcgcatcaactGAATTGACGAGAACAATGGATTCAAGAtccgcgcattaattcaatgattgcgcgcaataattgaattgatgatatctttaatcaattaaaaatatcttcatttatttgagtttatgttaatttggctccatatatatatatatatatatatatatatatatatatatatatatatatatatatatatatatatgtgatatatatattcaatcattcATCTTGTTTCGTTGTAGAAATGTACATGCCTCATGTTGAAAGGTCACTGCTCTATTAAGAGAATACACAGATGGAGTTATCTTCACTGATAAACCGTTATAGACTGTATAGAATTTACTAAATGCCATACATTAAATTACAACTAGCAACTGATTACAACAAATTCAGTAATTGTGACAGCTGTGTTTTTGCATGAAGTATGAGAGTAAGTAAAGCATACAAATTCACGACTCCCGTGACCTCTAGACACGACTCCCGTGACCTTAAGACACTTCTGTGATATAACAGAGAATGCCACTTGAACTAATTAAAATCAGCAGTAAGTGGTCGTTCGGTGACATACTTCAATTTATGGGGCATATCTCTACCGGGGCACTGGGTGTTATCGACGTGTTATATTAACAATTGTGCAACTTTCAACCACAAGGTTAAGTGCAAACTCCAAAGCATTCCATAAAACCACATTATCCTATTTCTATAACTTGTATATGCCTTACATCTAACGAGGAACCAATGTCTTCTCGCAGATTTGTCAAATCTTGAGTTCAAAACAGtacatatttactttcaattggTCAATTACATGAAGGGATTGACTGACTATTGGTCAATTATATGAAGGGATTGACTGACTATTGGTCAATTATATGAAGGGATTGACTGACTATTGCACAGCTATCACGTCGTCTGTTTGACTTTATATGGTTGCCTTTAAAgaccccctccctcccccctTTAATATTTGTCATACTgctacatttatttcagtattgCAATGAAGAACTTGCTTGTTGTTGTAAGGTTAATAATAAAAGTGAAAACGGGCTTCTCGAGTCTTTGGTGCGCAAAATCAACCCGTTTCGGATGCTTTGTTTTCATGGCAAGCAGACCTCATCAGTCTAATCATGGAATCCAAGCACCGATAAgttcttatttaaaaaatcatgattttcaTTTCTGAATTTTCCGCGTGTCTCCACAGATAAAGTCGGGGAgaggggagagggggggggggggggggggtaaggaAGGGGCTTCAGTTTCGTAATAAATGGAATTCACGTTTGTAGTTTGAATTGATTgtgtcacacacatacatgaaTTGACCTAACAGAGAGTGACCTACAGTGTGTTGATGACAATATTTAACTTGGGTACAATGTCCTCCAAACCAAATTGGTCCATATACGAATACTTGTTTTCCAACGATTACTAATTACAATCAATTAGTGTACATGGTAAGACACATTATAGGATAAACTTTCATGATATAAACTGACTCATGAATGTTTTTCCTACATACAATTTTACAGAGAGAAAAAACAACCCTGAATGTTTCGAATTtgtcaaatttaaaaatattaattctatcATGCATGGAAGGAAAAAATAGAGGTGTACGATATCCTTCAGAAAGCTGTTAAAATAAAGAATCATTGTGTAGTTTGTCGGGTAAGTGTGAGGTGATTGACTGCAATGGAAATCGTGATAATTTGCAAAACTGTGAAGCAGTTCCGAAGAAACTAGCACGTGTTCCATTGTTCTTAATCACTTCACATACTCAACAAACCAGACAGTGATTCCTTTTTATTcctatatgaaataaaaatcgacatatcaaaaatacttcctaatagaaattgaaaaacACAAAGCATTCCATGTTAATTTTCATAGTCCCTGCACTCTGacctttgatttttacatgaaatgaATTGCCATCCAGTTGAAATCAACACATTGGAGCTTTCAAGGGTTTGCACAGAGTAAACAG is part of the Ostrea edulis chromosome 2, xbOstEdul1.1, whole genome shotgun sequence genome and harbors:
- the LOC125679227 gene encoding epidermal growth factor-like protein 8, yielding MSNFGLFVFIVFSTHIIYCLPGKTMHSDGRRVCRYHGGKIEMVPTRQSYRRPFYDKKMCSNDSSTCINSTRVYMRIVYRTVFYKRVVQGEHKRCCPGWTKKTPRDMACLAPICRHGCKNGGICVGPNKCECPPYYTGRQCQHDLDECLTGRSSCQQICKNTIGGYECGCFHGFKSVDKYKCEFCPLCIQPLEDMMNKVNYMQGRLNEVEKEKEEMRGNFSVLERYYNDAMSQVEELKSASSHTTPPALATTTEDPYDFDIISSLSDQISQLEERLGSCDCGNRGQRGRHRYDRRWSG